A genome region from Gigantopelta aegis isolate Gae_Host chromosome 3, Gae_host_genome, whole genome shotgun sequence includes the following:
- the LOC121367527 gene encoding uncharacterized protein LOC121367527: MRANFIVIMWLVTAQTQGDHHDSEEDYSNDVIEGSGRAAVSVIKCYKCAVLTLMGCDESIMSRNRDKFTVQCTGHCLNLTAGIHASYACTENDGNSNYCIENDGTQICVCNTNYCNGPPPTRQHEPDIDFELPSRKPPTGAVNNSPKSTHEQIVIESENHPGGLPNAQEYWEVTTHSNSCALHSNIQTLTLLFTAMNIHRFVP, encoded by the exons GTGACCACCATGACTCAGAAGAGGACTACAGCAATGACGTCATCGAGGGGTCTGGCAGAGCGGCGGTCAGCGTCATCAAGTGTTACAAATGCGCCGTGCTCACGCTGATGGGCTGTGACGAGTCGATCATGTCCAGAAACCGGGACAAGTTCACCGTGCAGTGCACCGGGCACTGTCTAAACTTGACAGCTG GTATTCATGCATCTTACGCCTGCACTGAAAATGACGGCAATTCCAACTACTGCATAGAGAATGATGGAACACAAATATGCGTTTGTAACACCAACTACTGTAACGGCCCTCCACCGACAAGGCAGCACGAACCAGACATTGACTTTGAACTGCCCTCTCGAAAACCGCCAACAGGCGCGGTAAACAACTCTCCAAAATCGACGCATGAACAAATTGTCATAGAGTCGGAAAACCACCCGGGAGGACTTCCTAACGCGCAAGAATACTGGGAAGTGACGACACATTCTAATTCATGTGCCTTacattcaaacattcaaacattAACTCTTTTATTCACTGCTATGAATATTCATAGATTTGTTCCATGA